In a single window of the Rhodamnia argentea isolate NSW1041297 chromosome 2, ASM2092103v1, whole genome shotgun sequence genome:
- the LOC115746389 gene encoding cytochrome P450 81Q32-like — protein MEDAWVYILSATSVLFLLFLFILQRSDKRNLPPSPPSLPIIGHLLLIKEPVHRTLQSLSHRYGPVLSLSFGSRPVVVISSPSAAEECFTTNDLVLANRPRMLAGHIMGYGNTTMGTAHYGPHWRNLRRLTALEILSPHRLAGSLAVRQEEVRLLLRSLYEAAGSAGGGGYARVEMRSRLQELSFNIIMRMVSGKRYFGAAVNAGDAEMAGQFREVIKETFELSGTDPGDFLPALRKVVDFKGRERRMVDVAKRSDGMLQGMIDELRSRRDGGQEVESKTMIDAMLSEGYSDDIIKGHVLTMISAGTDTSAATIEWAMSLLLNHPDVMKRALAELDHVIGRDRLADEADIHKLPRLQSIINEALRLFPPAPLLVPHESAEDCTVGGFDVPRGTMILVNAWAIQRDPKVWDDPTSFKPERCEGLEGDHSGRLLPFGMGRRSCPGAGLANRVVSLGLAALLQCFEWERVGEEPVDLSEGTGLTMPKREPLEAMCKARECMIANVLAQL, from the exons ATGGAAGACGCGTGGGTGTACATCCTCTCCGCGACCTCCgtcctcttccttctcttcctgTTCATATTGCAGAGAAGCGACAAGAGAAATCTCCCGCCGAGCCCGCCTTCACTCCCTATCATCGGCCACCTCCTCCTCATAAAAGAGCCTGTCCACCGAACCCTCCAGTCCCTCTCCCATCGCTATGGCCCCGTCCTTTCCCTCTCCTTCGGCTCTCGGCCCGTGGTGGTCATATCCTCCCCGTCCGCGGCCGAGGAGTGCTTCACCACCAACGACCTTGTCCTCGCCAACCGCCCCCGCATGCTCGCCGGCCACATCATGGGCTACGGCAACACCACCATGGGCACCGCCCACTACGGCCCCCACTGGCGCAACCTGCGCCGCCTCACTGCCCTCGAGATCCTCTCTCCACATCGCCTCGCCGGCTCCCTCGCTGTCCGGCAGGAAGAAGTCAGGCTCCTACTGAGGAGCCTCTACGAGGCGGCCGGTTCCGCCGGGGGCGGTGGTTACGCGAGGGTGGAGATGAGGTCGAGGTTGCAGGAGCTGTCCTTCAACATCATCATGAGGATGGTCTCTGGGAAGCGCTACTTTGGCGCGGCCGTCAACGCGGGCGATGCCGAGATGGCCGGGCAGTTCAGGGAGGTGATAAAGGAGACATTCGAGCTGAGCGGGACGGACCCGGGAGATTTCTTGCCGGCGCTGAGGAAGGTGGTGGACTTCAAGGGGAGAGAACGGAGGATGGTGGACGTGGCGAAGAGGTCCGATGGGATGTTGCAGGGCATGATAGACGAGTTGAGGTCGAGAAGGGACGGCGGCCAAGAGGTGGAGAGCAAGACGATGATCGATGCCATGCTGTCGGAGGGCTACTCGGACGACATCATCAAAGGCCATGTCCTG ACAATGATAAGTGCGGGCACAGACACATCCGCCGCGACAATAGAATGGGCCATGTCCCTCCTGCTCAACCATCCGGACGTCATGAAAAGAGCTCTGGCAGAACTAGACCACGTTATTGGCCGAGACCGTCTAGCTGACGAAGCAGACATCCACAAGCTGCCTCGCCTTCAAAGCATCATCAACGAGGCGCTGCGATTGTTTCCGCCCGCGCCACTCCTTGTTCCTCATGAGTCTGCTGAGGATTGCACGGTCGGCGGGTTCGACGTGCCCCGAGGCACCATGATCCTGGTAAATGCGTGGGCAATTCAGAGAGACCCAAAAGTGTGGGATGACCCCACGAGTTTTAAACCAGAGAGGTGCGAGGGATTGGAAGGTGATCATTCTGGCCGGTTGTTGCCGTTTGGGATGGGGAGGAGGAGTTGTCCAGGTGCCGGCCTTGCCAACAGAGTGGTGAGTTTGGGCCTAGCTGCACTTCTTCAGTGCTTCGAGTGGGAACGAGTCGGCGAAGAGCCGGTGGACTTGTCGGAGGGGACGGGACTCACAATGCCCAAGAGAGAGCCATTGGAGGCTATGTGCAAAGCGCGTGAATGCATGATCGCTAATGTTCTTGCACAGCTTTGA